From the genome of Deltaproteobacteria bacterium:
AGAAGCCCCTTTTCTCCTCTCCACTTCACTTCATTACGAAGAACGTCCTCCCGTTGCCGGTTTGGTTAAAGGGACTCTGTTTTTTGCCGATGGATCTCAACTTAATTTCAAGGATGAGGATTGTGTAATATAATACTTTCAATAAAATTTTTCCGATCCGTCAATTGAGGAGGTGACTCATGAACTACATCATTATCGGCAACGGGGTTGCCGGCACCACCGCAGCAGAGACCATCAGAAAAACCGACCCGGCAGGAGAAATCAAAATATTTAGCGATGAAGCCTTTCCTTTTTACAGCCGCATACGGTTGATGGAATACCTGGCCGGCGAACTGGAGATGCCGAAACTCCAGATCCGTTCCAACGCCTGGTATGATGCCCAGAAGATCCAACTTCTTCTGAATACCAAAATTAAGGAAATCGATAAAGACCGGAAAGAAGTGGTCACCCGGTCAGGAGAACGGTACGCCTATGATAAACTTTTACTGGCCACCGGCGGTTATTCCTTTGTACCGCCTATTAAAGGGGCCGAAAAGCCTGGGGTATTCACCTTGCGCAGTCTCAAGGATGCCCGGGCCATACAGACCTTTGCCGCCGGCAAGACCAATGCCTTATTGATAGGCGGCGGGCTCTTGGGTCTGGAAGTGGGCAACAGCCTTCGAAAGACCGGTTTGAAGGTAACGGTTGCCGAATTCTTCCCCCGTCTTCTTCCACGGCAGACCGATCCGGCCTGTGCGGCCCTGCTTCAAGGCCGCTTGGAGCAGATGGGATTTCATTTTTATCTGGGTGTTGTTTCCAAGGAAATCACCGGCGATGACCATGCCCAGGGGCTCCTTCTGGAGGATGGCCGGTCCATTGAGACCAATCTGATTATTATATCGGCCGGGGTCAGGCCCAATCTGGAACTAGGACAAAATTTAGGTTTGAAGATCGGCAAGGCCATCCCGGTTTCGGACCGGATGGAAACGGAGATCCCGGATATCTATGCCGCCGGTGACGGCATCGAACATAAAGGGATGGTGTACGGCATCTGGCCGGCTTCGGAAAAGCAGGGCCAGGTGGCCGGTCTGAATATGGCCGGGGGGACGGCTGAGTATACCGGAACCACCCCTTCCAATCAGCTCAAGGTGGCCGGGATCGATTTATTAGCCGCCGGCGACATCGATCCCGAAGGGAAGCTTTTGGCCTTTGTCGATCAGAATCAGGCGGCCGGGACCTATCGAAAACTGGTTCTTAAAGATAATCAACTGGTGGGCAGTCTGCTTTTCGGCACCCTGGAAGGACGGAAAAAAATCTTAAAGGCCCTGGAAGAAAAAAAGGACCTCTCGGCCATCAAGGACCAATTGGCCCGGTTCGATCTGGAGGCTTTGGGGTAAATTATAAAAATCATTTATGGCTCAAAGCTGAAGGCTCAAAGGAAGCGCTTATAGTTTGATATGTGAAAGCCAGAAGTTACCTTTAGGGGTGCAACGGGGGTTTTCTCCTCAGATTCAGTGACGTGGAGGTCGACCATTGCATAGCCGATACAGGGAAATGTTCGAAACAAGATGGTCCGCCCTGGAAAAAAGGCTGTTGCCCGCGTATGTGTGGACCAGCGACCCCTTGACCTTCTGGCGAGAGCGTATTCTCTTTCTCATCTGTTTCACCGCCGCCGTATTCGGCCCTATCGCTCTGATCCCTTCCCTTCTGCTGGCCTATAGAGAAGGACTCTGGAGTGTCCTCCTGATCGATTCCGCAGCCTATATGGCCGCCGTAACCATTCTGATTGCCCGTAATTCGTCTTTGGTGTTGCGAGCACTGGCTTTCTGTTCCATTCTCTTTACCCTCGGCATCTGCATCCTCTTTATTCTGGGGCCAGTCGGGGCCGGTTATATCTGGCTATTCGGCGCCTCGGTTCTGATCAGTACCTTCATCGGCCTCGGCGCTGCGATCTGGACATTAGTCTTGAATACGATTGCCCTTTTGTCGGTGGGGATTTTCATCGCTTATGGCAACCCGGAATGGATCTTACACGTGGTCAACCCACTGGAGAAATGGGTGGTCATGTCGGCCAATTTTCTCCTCCTCAATGCCCTTGTCACCATTACCACGGCCTTTTTACTGAACGGCCTGAAAAAATCCCTCCTCATAGAGCAGAGGATCAGCAATCGTCTGCGGGAAAGCGAGGAATTGTTCAGGAGTTACTTGGAGTATGCCCCGGATGGCGTCTACATGAGCGATCTGGAAAGCAACTTCCTTTACGGCAACCGCAAGTGCGAAGAGATCATCGGTTACAGGAGAGAGGATCTGGTCGGTAAAAACTTCCTGGAGTTGAACATCTTGTCGAAAGAAAGCCTGAACAAAGCCGCCCAGTTGCTCCAGGCCAATATCGAGGGCAAGCCCACCGGCCCGGATGAGATTGAACTGATCAGCAGAGAAGGGCGACTTATACCTGTTGAGATTAATACCAATGTAGTTCAACGGAGTGGTCAAAGGATTGTCATCGCTTCTATTCGTGATGTTACCGAGCGCAAACAAGCTTCGATGGAACTCCAGATAAGTTTGGAAAAACTCCGAAAAGCCTTGGGCGGGATTATCCAGGCCATGGCCCTGACCGTAGAGAGCAGAGATCCCTATACCGCCGGCCACCAGCGGCGGGTAGCCGACTTGGCCAGATCCATCGCCCATGAAATGGGGTTTCCCGAGGACCAGATGGATGGCCTGCGCATGGCCGGTATTATTCACGATTTGGGAAAAATCGCCGTCCCGGCCGAAATCCTGAGTAAACCTACTCAATTAAGTAAGCTTGAATTTGGTTTGATCAAGGTCCACCCACAGATCAGTCATGACATCCTGAAAGACATTGACTTCCCCTGGCCGGTAGCTGAAATCGTTCTTCAGCACCATGAAAGGATGGACGGCTCCGGGTATCCACAAGGCCTGATGGGATCGAATATTCTTTTAGAAGCCCGTATCCTGGCTGTAGCCGATGTGGTTGAGGCCATCGCCTCGCACCGTCCTTACCGGCCGGCCCTGGGAATAGATGAGGCACTGGAAGAAATCTCGCAGAACCAAGGAATCCTTTATGACCGGGAGGTGGTCGATATCTGCTTGAGACTTTTTAAGGAGAAGGGGTATAATTTTAATTAATCAGAGGCTTTTCTGTGTCCCACACTGCCGGAGGGGATCATGGGGAGGATATCGGGGAGGGATTGCACTTCATTCCGCACACT
Proteins encoded in this window:
- a CDS encoding NAD(P)/FAD-dependent oxidoreductase; protein product: MNYIIIGNGVAGTTAAETIRKTDPAGEIKIFSDEAFPFYSRIRLMEYLAGELEMPKLQIRSNAWYDAQKIQLLLNTKIKEIDKDRKEVVTRSGERYAYDKLLLATGGYSFVPPIKGAEKPGVFTLRSLKDARAIQTFAAGKTNALLIGGGLLGLEVGNSLRKTGLKVTVAEFFPRLLPRQTDPACAALLQGRLEQMGFHFYLGVVSKEITGDDHAQGLLLEDGRSIETNLIIISAGVRPNLELGQNLGLKIGKAIPVSDRMETEIPDIYAAGDGIEHKGMVYGIWPASEKQGQVAGLNMAGGTAEYTGTTPSNQLKVAGIDLLAAGDIDPEGKLLAFVDQNQAAGTYRKLVLKDNQLVGSLLFGTLEGRKKILKALEEKKDLSAIKDQLARFDLEALG
- a CDS encoding PAS domain S-box protein, with the translated sequence MSANFLLLNALVTITTAFLLNGLKKSLLIEQRISNRLRESEELFRSYLEYAPDGVYMSDLESNFLYGNRKCEEIIGYRREDLVGKNFLELNILSKESLNKAAQLLQANIEGKPTGPDEIELISREGRLIPVEINTNVVQRSGQRIVIASIRDVTERKQASMELQISLEKLRKALGGIIQAMALTVESRDPYTAGHQRRVADLARSIAHEMGFPEDQMDGLRMAGIIHDLGKIAVPAEILSKPTQLSKLEFGLIKVHPQISHDILKDIDFPWPVAEIVLQHHERMDGSGYPQGLMGSNILLEARILAVADVVEAIASHRPYRPALGIDEALEEISQNQGILYDREVVDICLRLFKEKGYNFN